The proteins below are encoded in one region of Streptomyces ficellus:
- a CDS encoding response regulator transcription factor encodes MGVRLMVVDEHRLLAEALASALKLRGHRVLAAAAPTAGAAELVVSRAPEVCLLGTAAPAEPGVFDPIVTIKRERPQVAVVVLGPVPSPRGIAAAFAAGASGYVRHDERIEGVERAMMKARAGEAAVAPQLLQGAFTELLNPAAQPDDEGQRLLRLLTPREVEVLVRVAEGEDTRLIAAGMRIAPSTARTHVQRVLMKLGVGSRLEAAALAARTGLLDRAVSAGAAGPSRPSPGPGAGGPAGAGGAAGVGGPGPV; translated from the coding sequence ATGGGCGTGCGGCTCATGGTGGTCGACGAGCACCGACTGCTCGCGGAGGCGCTCGCGTCGGCGCTCAAACTGCGGGGGCACCGGGTCCTCGCCGCCGCCGCGCCCACCGCGGGCGCGGCCGAGCTGGTGGTGAGCAGGGCGCCGGAGGTGTGCCTGCTGGGCACGGCGGCACCGGCGGAGCCGGGGGTCTTCGACCCGATCGTGACGATCAAGCGGGAGCGGCCGCAGGTGGCCGTGGTGGTGCTCGGGCCGGTCCCGTCGCCGCGCGGCATCGCGGCGGCGTTCGCGGCCGGCGCCTCCGGTTACGTACGCCACGACGAGCGGATCGAGGGCGTGGAGCGGGCCATGATGAAGGCCCGGGCGGGCGAGGCGGCGGTGGCGCCGCAACTGCTCCAGGGCGCCTTCACCGAGTTGCTCAACCCGGCCGCGCAGCCGGACGACGAGGGCCAGCGGCTGTTGCGGCTGCTGACCCCGCGCGAGGTGGAGGTGCTGGTGCGGGTCGCGGAGGGCGAGGACACGCGGCTGATCGCGGCCGGGATGCGGATCGCGCCGAGCACCGCGCGGACGCATGTGCAGCGGGTGTTGATGAAGCTGGGCGTCGGTTCGCGGCTGGAGGCCGCGGCGCTCGCCGCCCGTACGGGCCTGCTGGACCGGGCGGTGTCCGCCGGGGCGGCGGGGCCGTCGCGGCCGTCGCCGGGGCCCGGGGCGGGCGGGCCGGCGGGAGCGGGCGGAGCGGCCGGAGTGGGCGGGCCGGGCCCCGTCTGA
- a CDS encoding sodium:solute symporter family protein: MHFQAEGHYLADGLRLPTNGLDYTILAIYFAVVLGIGFAARASVRTSLDFFLSGRSLPAWVTGLAFVAANLGATEILGMAATGAQYGVAVVHWYWIGAIPAMVFLGLVMMPFYYGSKVRSVPEFLLQRFDRPAHLLSSVLFAFAAILIAGVNLYALSIVVEALLGWPQWVSIVVAGFFVLAYITVGGLSSAIYNEVLQFFVILAALIPLTVLGLKRVGGWDGLTGSLEKSHGSDFLSAWGGTGIGDANPLGANWLTIVLGLGFVLSFGYWTTNFAEVQRALSAKNLSAAKRTPLIAAFPKIFIVFAVMIPGLVAAVLVPRIGTAGSDLTYNDAIPLLMQELLPNGVLGIAVTGLLAAFMAGMAANVSSFNTVFTADIWAKYVVRDRDDTYYLRFGRLITAIGVLASIGTAFLAASFSNIMSYLQTLFSFFNVPMFVVFIIGMFWKRASVKSGFWGLIAGTVAAMVNYFVVYKQGVIAIPTDQGANFVSAIVGFVAGAVVMVAVTLFTAPKPEAELAGLVYGTRSPGMEEAPSEGDDAWYRRPALLGWGAIVLAAACYLPYSF, from the coding sequence ATGCACTTCCAGGCCGAGGGGCACTACCTGGCCGACGGGCTCCGGCTCCCCACCAACGGGCTCGACTACACGATCCTGGCGATCTACTTCGCCGTCGTCCTGGGCATCGGCTTCGCCGCCCGGGCCAGCGTCCGGACCAGCCTCGACTTCTTCCTCTCGGGCCGTTCCCTGCCCGCCTGGGTCACCGGCCTGGCCTTCGTCGCCGCCAACCTGGGCGCGACCGAGATATTGGGCATGGCCGCCACCGGCGCCCAGTACGGCGTGGCCGTCGTCCACTGGTACTGGATCGGCGCCATCCCCGCCATGGTCTTCCTCGGCCTGGTGATGATGCCGTTCTACTACGGCTCCAAGGTGCGCTCCGTACCCGAGTTCCTGCTCCAGCGGTTCGACCGGCCGGCGCACCTGCTCAGCTCGGTGCTGTTCGCCTTCGCCGCCATCCTCATCGCGGGCGTCAACCTCTACGCCCTGTCGATCGTCGTCGAGGCGCTGCTCGGCTGGCCGCAGTGGGTCTCCATCGTGGTCGCCGGCTTCTTCGTCCTGGCGTACATCACCGTCGGCGGTCTGTCCTCGGCGATCTACAACGAGGTCCTGCAGTTCTTCGTGATCCTCGCCGCGCTCATCCCGCTGACCGTCCTCGGTCTCAAGCGGGTCGGCGGCTGGGACGGACTGACCGGCTCACTGGAGAAGAGCCACGGCTCCGACTTCCTCTCCGCCTGGGGCGGCACCGGCATCGGCGACGCCAACCCGCTGGGCGCCAACTGGCTGACCATCGTCCTCGGCCTCGGCTTCGTGCTCTCCTTCGGCTACTGGACCACCAACTTCGCCGAGGTGCAGCGCGCCCTGTCCGCGAAGAACCTGTCCGCCGCCAAGCGCACCCCGCTGATCGCCGCCTTCCCCAAGATCTTCATCGTGTTCGCGGTGATGATCCCGGGCCTGGTCGCCGCCGTCCTCGTACCGAGGATCGGCACGGCCGGCTCGGACCTCACCTACAACGACGCCATCCCGCTGCTGATGCAGGAACTGCTGCCCAACGGCGTCCTCGGCATAGCCGTGACCGGTCTGCTGGCCGCCTTCATGGCCGGCATGGCGGCCAACGTCTCCTCGTTCAACACCGTCTTCACCGCCGACATCTGGGCCAAGTACGTCGTCAGGGACCGCGACGACACCTACTACCTGCGCTTCGGCAGGCTCATCACCGCGATCGGCGTCCTCGCCTCCATCGGCACCGCGTTCCTCGCCGCCAGCTTCTCCAACATCATGAGCTACCTCCAGACCCTGTTCTCCTTCTTCAACGTGCCGATGTTCGTCGTCTTCATCATCGGCATGTTCTGGAAGCGCGCCTCGGTCAAGTCCGGCTTCTGGGGCCTGATCGCCGGCACCGTCGCCGCGATGGTCAACTACTTCGTCGTCTACAAGCAGGGCGTCATCGCCATCCCCACCGACCAGGGCGCCAACTTCGTCTCGGCGATCGTCGGCTTCGTCGCCGGCGCCGTGGTGATGGTCGCCGTCACGCTCTTCACCGCCCCCAAGCCCGAGGCGGAGCTCGCCGGCCTGGTGTACGGCACGAGGTCGCCGGGCATGGAGGAGGCCCCGTCCGAGGGTGACGACGCCTGGTACCGGCGGCCCGCCCTGCTGGGCTGGGGAGCGATCGTCCTGGCCGCCGCCTGCTACCTGCCGTACTCCTTCTGA
- the galT gene encoding galactose-1-phosphate uridylyltransferase, with translation MKKTPTRLADGRELVYYDSRDDVVRDAVDRRPLAPVATTSEIRRDPLLGDAVAVASHRQGRTYHPPADECPLCPSRDGRLSEVPDGDYDVVVFENRFPSLAGDSGRCEVVCFTSDHDASFAGLTEERAALVLEAWADRTAELAELPGAEQVFCFENRGAEIGVTLGHPHGQIYAYPFTTPRTALMLRSLEEHRASTGRNLFDDLLARELGQAERVVLETAEWVAFVPYAAHWPYEVHLYPKRRVPDLRALDEDARAGFPQVYLELLRRFDRIFGEAEPPTPYISAWHQAPFRAPGRHDFALHLELFTIRRTSGKLKFLAGSESGMSVFINDVPPEAAARRLREVATQ, from the coding sequence GTGAAGAAGACACCGACCCGGCTGGCCGACGGCCGCGAGCTGGTCTACTACGACTCCCGCGACGACGTGGTGCGGGACGCCGTCGACCGGCGTCCCCTCGCACCCGTCGCCACGACCTCGGAGATCCGCCGGGACCCCCTGCTCGGCGACGCGGTCGCCGTCGCCTCGCACCGCCAGGGGCGCACCTACCATCCGCCGGCCGACGAGTGCCCCCTGTGCCCCTCCCGGGACGGCCGGCTCAGCGAGGTCCCGGACGGCGACTACGACGTCGTGGTCTTCGAGAACCGCTTCCCCTCCCTCGCCGGCGACTCCGGCCGCTGCGAGGTCGTCTGCTTCACCTCCGACCACGACGCCTCGTTCGCCGGCCTCACCGAGGAGCGCGCCGCCCTCGTCCTGGAGGCCTGGGCCGACCGCACCGCCGAACTCGCCGAGCTCCCGGGCGCCGAGCAGGTGTTCTGCTTCGAGAACCGGGGCGCCGAGATCGGGGTCACCCTCGGCCACCCGCACGGCCAGATCTACGCGTACCCCTTCACCACCCCGCGCACGGCACTGATGCTGCGCTCGCTGGAGGAGCACCGCGCGTCCACCGGCCGCAACCTCTTCGACGATCTCCTCGCGCGTGAACTCGGGCAGGCCGAACGGGTGGTCCTGGAGACCGCCGAGTGGGTCGCCTTCGTGCCGTACGCCGCGCACTGGCCCTACGAGGTGCACCTCTACCCCAAGCGGCGCGTGCCCGACCTCCGCGCGCTGGACGAGGACGCCCGTGCCGGGTTCCCGCAGGTCTACCTGGAACTGCTCCGGCGCTTCGACCGCATCTTCGGGGAGGCGGAGCCGCCCACGCCGTACATCTCCGCCTGGCACCAGGCGCCCTTCCGCGCCCCCGGGCGGCACGACTTCGCCCTGCATCTCGAGCTTTTCACCATCCGCCGCACTTCCGGCAAGCTGAAGTTCCTCGCGGGCTCCGAGTCCGGGATGAGCGTGTTCATCAACGACGTGCCGCCGGAGGCCGCGGCGCGCCGACTGCGAGAGGTGGCGACCCAGTGA
- the galE gene encoding UDP-glucose 4-epimerase GalE, with protein MSTAKYLVTGGAGYVGSVVAAHLLRDGHEVTVLDDLSTGFREAVPAGARFVEGRIQDAARHLDATYDGVLHFAAFSQVGESVTDPEKYWANNVGGTMALLAAMRDHGVRRLVFSSTAATYGEPVSTPVTETDPTAPTSPYGASKLAVDHMITGEAAAHGLAAASLRYFNVAGAYGAYGERHDPESHLVPLVLQVALGRRASISVYGDDYPTPDGTCVRDYIHVADLAEAHLLALDALTPGEHLICNLGNGSGFSVREVVETVREVTGHPVPEVVAARRAGDPAVLVASADAARERLGWKPSRPDLARIVADAWEFARRLEKEGAGE; from the coding sequence GTGAGCACAGCCAAGTACCTGGTGACGGGCGGGGCCGGTTACGTCGGCAGTGTCGTCGCCGCGCACCTGCTGCGGGACGGGCACGAGGTGACCGTCCTGGACGACCTGTCCACCGGCTTCCGCGAGGCGGTCCCGGCGGGCGCCCGCTTCGTCGAGGGCCGTATCCAGGACGCCGCCCGGCACCTGGACGCCACCTATGACGGCGTCCTGCACTTCGCGGCGTTCTCGCAGGTCGGCGAGTCCGTCACCGACCCCGAGAAGTACTGGGCGAACAACGTCGGCGGCACGATGGCCCTGCTGGCCGCGATGCGCGACCACGGCGTGCGCCGCCTGGTGTTCTCCTCCACCGCCGCGACGTACGGGGAGCCGGTCTCCACGCCCGTCACCGAGACCGACCCCACCGCCCCCACCAGCCCCTACGGCGCCTCGAAGCTGGCCGTCGACCACATGATCACCGGTGAGGCCGCGGCGCACGGGCTGGCCGCCGCGTCGCTGCGGTACTTCAACGTCGCGGGCGCGTACGGCGCGTACGGCGAACGGCACGACCCCGAGTCCCACCTCGTCCCGCTCGTCCTCCAGGTCGCCCTCGGCCGGCGCGCGTCGATCTCGGTGTACGGCGACGACTACCCGACGCCCGACGGCACGTGCGTCCGCGACTACATCCACGTCGCCGACCTCGCCGAGGCGCACCTGCTCGCCCTGGACGCCCTCACCCCGGGCGAGCACCTGATCTGCAACCTCGGCAACGGCAGCGGCTTCTCGGTCCGCGAGGTCGTCGAGACCGTGCGCGAGGTCACCGGCCACCCGGTGCCCGAGGTCGTCGCCGCCCGGCGCGCCGGTGACCCGGCGGTGCTGGTCGCCTCGGCCGACGCCGCCCGGGAGCGGCTCGGCTGGAAGCCGTCCCGGCCCGACCTGGCCCGCATCGTCGCGGACGCCTGGGAGTTCGCGCGCCGGCTGGAGAAGGAGGGGGCGGGCGAGTGA
- the galK gene encoding galactokinase has product MSAGDGSAGDGSAGDGSAGGARHTPAAVAEDFHRLYGAAPEGVWAAPGRVNLIGEYTDFNDGFVMPLALPHTAVAAVSRRTDGRLRVHSADTDQGVVQLDAGTLRPLTGTGWAAYPAGVVWALREAGHPVTGADIHLASTVPTGAGLSSSAALEVVTALALADLYGLGLTARQLALTGQRAENAFVGVPCGVMDQMASACCTEGHVLHLDTRDLSTRQVPFDLDAHGLALLVVDTRVKHALGDGAYAKRRAGCEAGARALGVRTLREIEYVQLPDALRRLGDETIRAQVRHVVSDNHRVERTIALLDAGDVRAVGPVLTEGHASLRDDLRVSCPELDLVVSAANAAGALGARMTGGGFGGSAIVLTEATDADTVTKAVTEAFAAAGHTAPRVFPARPSAGARRVG; this is encoded by the coding sequence GTGAGCGCCGGAGACGGGAGCGCCGGGGACGGGAGCGCCGGGGACGGGAGCGCGGGCGGTGCGAGGCACACGCCGGCGGCGGTCGCCGAGGACTTCCACCGGTTGTACGGGGCCGCCCCCGAGGGCGTGTGGGCGGCGCCGGGCCGGGTCAACCTGATCGGCGAGTACACCGACTTCAACGACGGGTTCGTGATGCCGCTGGCGCTCCCGCACACCGCGGTCGCCGCCGTGTCCCGCCGCACCGACGGGCGGTTGCGCGTCCACTCGGCCGACACCGACCAGGGCGTGGTCCAGCTCGACGCGGGCACCCTGCGGCCGCTCACCGGCACCGGCTGGGCCGCCTACCCCGCCGGGGTGGTGTGGGCGCTGCGCGAAGCCGGCCACCCCGTCACGGGCGCCGACATCCACCTCGCGTCCACGGTGCCCACGGGCGCCGGGCTGTCCTCGTCGGCCGCCCTGGAGGTCGTCACCGCGCTCGCCCTCGCCGACCTGTACGGACTCGGACTGACCGCCCGGCAGCTGGCCCTCACCGGACAGCGCGCCGAGAACGCGTTCGTGGGCGTCCCGTGCGGCGTGATGGACCAGATGGCGTCGGCGTGCTGCACCGAGGGCCACGTCCTCCACCTCGACACCCGCGACCTGTCGACCCGCCAGGTGCCCTTCGACCTCGACGCCCACGGCCTGGCGCTGCTGGTCGTCGACACCCGGGTGAAGCACGCGCTCGGCGACGGCGCGTACGCGAAGCGGCGCGCCGGGTGCGAGGCGGGCGCGCGGGCGCTCGGCGTGCGCACGCTGCGCGAGATCGAGTACGTGCAACTGCCGGACGCCCTGCGGCGGTTGGGTGACGAAACGATTCGCGCCCAGGTCCGCCACGTCGTGTCCGACAACCACCGGGTCGAGCGGACGATCGCCCTGCTGGACGCGGGCGACGTGCGGGCGGTCGGGCCGGTCCTCACCGAAGGGCACGCCTCCCTCCGCGACGACCTGCGGGTCTCCTGCCCCGAACTGGACCTGGTGGTCTCGGCCGCCAATGCCGCCGGGGCGCTGGGCGCCCGGATGACGGGCGGCGGCTTCGGCGGCTCGGCGATCGTGCTGACCGAGGCGACGGACGCGGACACGGTGACCAAGGCGGTCACGGAAGCCTTCGCGGCCGCCGGCCACACGGCCCCCCGCGTCTTCCCGGCCCGTCCGTCGGCGGGCGCGCGGCGGGTGGGGTGA
- a CDS encoding LuxR C-terminal-related transcriptional regulator translates to MVRIRVLVVDDHRIFAESLAAALAAEPDVDVAAAGSGPAALRCLDRAAAEGRRFDVLLVDADLGAAAAPAVARAVPDNGEGAVDGISLVAGVREGRPEVRTVVLAEKDDPGRAALALQAGASGWVAKDCSLQRLLTVIRGVLRDETHLPPALLTGVLRELTAARKHRTESERLVESLTPREREVLRCMVAGLGRKAVAERLYLSPHTVRTHMQNVLGKLGVHSTLAAVALARRAGVGPADLGPGLAGDVVERGGQLA, encoded by the coding sequence GTGGTCCGTATCCGGGTTCTGGTGGTGGACGACCACCGCATCTTCGCCGAGTCGCTCGCCGCCGCCCTGGCGGCCGAGCCCGACGTGGACGTCGCCGCGGCGGGCAGCGGGCCCGCCGCGCTGCGGTGCCTGGACCGGGCGGCGGCCGAGGGCCGCCGGTTCGACGTGCTGCTCGTCGACGCCGACCTGGGCGCCGCGGCCGCGCCGGCGGTCGCCCGCGCGGTGCCGGACAACGGCGAGGGCGCGGTGGACGGCATCTCGCTGGTGGCCGGTGTCCGTGAGGGCCGCCCCGAGGTGCGTACGGTCGTGCTGGCCGAGAAGGACGACCCGGGCAGAGCCGCGCTCGCCCTGCAGGCGGGCGCCTCGGGCTGGGTCGCCAAGGACTGCTCGCTCCAGCGCCTTCTGACGGTGATACGCGGGGTGCTGCGCGACGAGACGCACCTGCCGCCCGCGCTGCTCACGGGGGTGCTGCGGGAGCTGACGGCCGCGCGCAAGCACCGCACCGAGAGCGAGCGGCTGGTGGAGTCGCTCACGCCGCGCGAGCGGGAGGTGCTGCGCTGCATGGTGGCCGGTCTCGGCCGCAAGGCGGTCGCCGAGCGGCTGTACCTGTCGCCGCACACGGTCCGTACCCACATGCAGAACGTGCTGGGAAAGCTGGGCGTGCACTCCACGCTGGCGGCGGTCGCGCTGGCCCGCCGGGCGGGCGTCGGCCCGGCCGACCTGGGGCCCGGGCTAGCCGGGGATGTTGTCGAACGGGGCGGTCAGCTGGCGTAG
- the tamR gene encoding MarR family transcriptional regulator TamR, with amino-acid sequence MEDEVDRLVAAWRRERPDLDVEPLEVLSRVSRLARHLDRARRLAFSEHNLEPWEFDVLTSLRRAGAPYQLSPGQLLTQTLVTSGTMTNRIDRLAKKGLVERLPDPSDRRGVLVRLTPEGRDRADQALAGLLAQERAILAELSRAERADLAALLRQLTAPFDNIPG; translated from the coding sequence ATGGAGGACGAGGTCGACCGTCTGGTCGCTGCATGGCGCCGCGAGCGCCCCGACCTCGACGTGGAACCGCTCGAGGTCCTCAGCCGCGTCTCCAGGCTGGCCCGCCACCTCGACCGGGCGCGTCGGCTCGCCTTCTCGGAGCACAACCTGGAGCCCTGGGAGTTCGACGTCCTGACGTCCCTGCGCCGCGCGGGAGCCCCCTACCAGCTCTCCCCCGGCCAGCTGCTCACCCAGACCCTGGTCACCTCCGGAACGATGACCAATCGTATCGACCGGCTCGCCAAGAAGGGCCTCGTCGAGCGGCTGCCCGATCCGAGCGACCGCCGGGGCGTCCTCGTCCGCCTCACCCCCGAGGGCCGCGACCGTGCCGACCAGGCGCTCGCCGGGCTCCTCGCGCAGGAGCGGGCCATCCTCGCGGAGCTGTCCCGCGCCGAGCGCGCCGACCTGGCCGCGCTGCTACGCCAGCTGACCGCCCCGTTCGACAACATCCCCGGCTAG
- a CDS encoding trans-aconitate 2-methyltransferase, with translation MHSAPIWDPQQYLRHSTHRTRPFLDLLARIPELPAAARGRSPRIADLGCGPGNVTALLAERWPGARITGFDLSPEMLEQAKTHYAGSTDGGGWLDFRPADAAHWTPDEPYDLIISNAALQWVPNHPESFPDWTEGLAPGGTLAFQVPANFTAPSHALLGELCETPQWRARLTGHGRRFVHILDAADYLTRLADLGLDVDVWETVYSQLLQGEDPVLDWVKGTALRPVITALDGDDEAVGEFLAQYRDLLRKAYPPGPHGTVFPFRRVFAVATRTREATG, from the coding sequence ATGCATTCCGCACCGATCTGGGATCCACAGCAGTACCTGCGCCACTCCACCCACCGCACCCGACCGTTCCTCGACCTGCTCGCCCGGATACCCGAACTGCCCGCCGCCGCGCGAGGCCGCTCACCCCGTATCGCCGACCTCGGCTGCGGTCCCGGCAACGTCACCGCGCTGCTCGCGGAACGCTGGCCCGGCGCCCGCATCACCGGCTTCGACCTCTCGCCCGAGATGCTGGAACAGGCGAAGACGCACTACGCCGGAAGCACCGACGGGGGCGGCTGGCTCGACTTCCGGCCCGCCGACGCCGCGCACTGGACGCCCGACGAACCCTACGACCTGATCATCTCCAACGCCGCGCTCCAGTGGGTGCCCAACCATCCCGAATCGTTCCCGGACTGGACCGAGGGTCTCGCCCCCGGCGGCACCCTCGCCTTCCAGGTCCCGGCCAACTTCACCGCACCCAGCCACGCGCTGCTGGGCGAACTGTGCGAGACCCCGCAGTGGCGGGCCCGCCTCACCGGCCACGGCCGCCGCTTCGTCCATATCCTCGACGCCGCCGACTACCTCACCCGCCTCGCCGACCTCGGCCTCGACGTCGACGTGTGGGAGACGGTCTACTCCCAGCTCCTCCAGGGCGAGGACCCCGTCCTCGACTGGGTCAAGGGCACCGCGCTGCGCCCCGTCATCACCGCCCTGGACGGTGACGACGAGGCGGTCGGCGAATTCCTGGCCCAGTACCGCGACCTGCTCCGCAAGGCGTATCCGCCGGGCCCGCACGGCACGGTCTTCCCGTTCCGGCGCGTCTTCGCGGTCGCGACGCGGACCCGGGAAGCGACAGGGTGA
- a CDS encoding TetR/AcrR family transcriptional regulator: MMDGVAIDGSGTSSTDKPRRGRRVRMTGAERRQQLLDIGRTLFAARGFEGTSVEEIAAKAGVSKPVVYEHFGGKEGLYAVVVDREMRQLLDMVTGALTAGHPRELLEQAAFALLDYIETYTDGFRILVRDSPVAQSTGTFASLISDIATQVEDILGLEFKARGFDPKLAPLYAQALVGMVALTGQWWLDARKPKKAEVAAHLVNLAWHGLDGLEPKPRLIGHRKN, from the coding sequence ATGATGGACGGTGTGGCGATCGACGGCAGTGGCACCAGTAGTACTGACAAACCCAGGCGGGGGCGCCGGGTCCGGATGACGGGCGCCGAGCGCCGGCAGCAGCTGCTCGACATCGGTCGCACGCTGTTCGCGGCGCGGGGCTTCGAGGGCACGTCGGTGGAGGAGATCGCCGCGAAGGCCGGGGTCTCCAAGCCGGTGGTGTACGAGCACTTCGGCGGCAAGGAGGGCCTGTACGCGGTGGTGGTCGACCGCGAGATGCGCCAGCTGCTGGACATGGTGACCGGCGCCCTGACGGCCGGGCATCCGCGCGAGCTGCTGGAGCAGGCCGCGTTCGCGCTGCTCGACTACATCGAGACGTACACGGACGGTTTCCGCATCCTGGTGCGGGACTCGCCGGTCGCGCAGTCGACGGGTACGTTCGCGTCGCTGATCTCGGACATCGCCACGCAGGTGGAGGACATCCTGGGCCTGGAGTTCAAGGCCCGGGGCTTCGACCCGAAGCTGGCCCCCCTGTACGCGCAGGCGCTGGTGGGGATGGTGGCGCTGACCGGCCAGTGGTGGCTCGACGCCCGCAAGCCGAAGAAGGCGGAGGTCGCCGCCCACCTGGTCAATCTGGCGTGGCACGGCCTGGACGGCCTGGAGCCGAAACCCCGCCTGATCGGCCACCGCAAGAACTGA
- a CDS encoding acyl-CoA desaturase, with translation MTSSPDVLENSGPSASPSPDLPPGTLGGDSKRTTEQVALLLFITVPFVALVAAVPLAWGWGVSWLDLGLLVAMYYIGCHGITIGFHRYFTHGAFKAKRPLRIALAVMGSLAVEGPLVRWVADHRKHHKFSDAEGDPHSPWRFGETLPALMKGLWWAHIGWMFDEERTPQAKYAPDLIKDPALRRISRQFIGWTIVSLAIPPLVGGLVTMSWWGAFTAFFWGSLVRVALLHHVTWSINSICHAVGKRPFKSRDRSGNVWWLAVLSCGESWHNLHHADPTCARHGVLRGQIDSSARLIRWFEMLGWAYDVRWPTASRIEGRRQDRAANAA, from the coding sequence ATGACCTCAAGCCCCGACGTGCTCGAGAATTCGGGCCCGTCCGCTTCGCCTTCTCCGGATCTTCCTCCCGGCACGCTCGGCGGGGACAGCAAGCGCACGACCGAGCAGGTCGCGCTGCTGCTGTTCATCACGGTGCCCTTCGTGGCCCTGGTCGCGGCGGTGCCGCTGGCGTGGGGCTGGGGGGTGAGCTGGCTGGATCTGGGCCTGCTGGTGGCGATGTACTACATCGGCTGCCACGGGATCACGATCGGCTTCCACCGGTACTTCACGCACGGTGCGTTCAAGGCGAAGAGGCCGCTGCGGATCGCGCTGGCGGTCATGGGTTCGCTGGCGGTGGAGGGGCCGCTGGTGCGGTGGGTGGCGGATCACCGCAAGCACCACAAGTTCTCGGACGCGGAGGGCGACCCGCACTCGCCGTGGCGGTTCGGCGAGACGCTGCCGGCGCTGATGAAGGGCCTGTGGTGGGCGCACATCGGCTGGATGTTCGACGAGGAGCGCACGCCGCAGGCCAAGTACGCCCCGGACCTGATCAAGGACCCGGCGCTGCGCCGGATCTCCCGCCAGTTCATCGGCTGGACGATCGTGTCGCTGGCGATCCCGCCGCTGGTGGGCGGTCTGGTGACGATGTCCTGGTGGGGCGCGTTCACGGCGTTCTTCTGGGGGTCGCTGGTGCGGGTGGCGCTGCTGCACCACGTGACCTGGTCGATCAACTCGATCTGCCACGCGGTGGGCAAGCGGCCGTTCAAGTCGCGTGACCGCAGTGGGAACGTGTGGTGGCTGGCGGTGCTGTCGTGCGGTGAGTCGTGGCACAACCTGCACCACGCCGACCCGACGTGTGCGCGTCACGGTGTGCTGCGGGGGCAGATCGATTCCAGTGCGCGGCTGATCCGCTGGTTCGAGATGCTGGGCTGGGCCTACGACGTGCGCTGGCCGACCGCGTCCAGGATCGAAGGCCGACGCCAGGACCGGGCCGCGAACGCGGCATGA